In Rhinolophus ferrumequinum isolate MPI-CBG mRhiFer1 chromosome 18, mRhiFer1_v1.p, whole genome shotgun sequence, a genomic segment contains:
- the POLR2E gene encoding DNA-directed RNA polymerases I, II, and III subunit RPABC1 isoform X1 has translation MDDEEETYRLWKIRKTIMQLCHDRGYLVTQDELDQTLEEFKAQFGDKPSEGRPRRTDLTVLVAHNDDPTDQMFVFFPEEPKVGIKTIKVYCQRMQEENITRALIVVQQGMTPSAKQSLVDMAPKYILEQFLQQELLINITEHELVPEHVVMTKEEVTELLARYKLRENQLPRIQAGDPVARYFGIKRGQVVKIIRPSETAGRYITYRLVQ, from the exons ATGGACGACGAAGAGGAGACCTACCGGCTTTGGAAGATCCGCAAAACCATCATGCAG CTGTGCCATGACCGTGGCTACCTGGTGACGCAGGATGAGTTGGACCAGACGCTGGAGGAGTTCAAAGCCCAGTTCGGGGACAAGCCAAGTGAAGGGCGGCCGCGGCGCACGGACCTCACAGTGCTGGTGGCCCACAATGATGACCCCACTGACCAGATGTTTGTCTTCTTCCCAG AGGAGCCCAAAGTGGGGATCAAGACCATCAAGGTGTACTGCCAGCGCATGCAGGAGGAGAACATCACCCGCGCCCTCATCGTGGTCCAGCAGGGCATGACACCTTCCGCCAAGCAG TCTCTGGTCGACATGGCCCCCAAGTATATTCTGGAGCAGTTTCTGCAGCAGGAGCTGCTCATCAACATCACGGAGCATGAG CTGGTCCCAGAGCACGTTGTCATGACCAAAGAGGAGGTGACAGAGCTGCTGGCCCGGTA TAAACTCCGAGAGAACCAGCTGCCCAGGATCCAGGCTGGAGACCCGGTGGCGCGCTACTTTGGGATAAAGCGGGGACAG GTGGTGAAGATCATCCGGCCCAGTGAGACTGCAGGCAGGTACATCACCTACCGGCTGGTGCAGTAG
- the POLR2E gene encoding DNA-directed RNA polymerases I, II, and III subunit RPABC1 isoform X2, translating into MCFRLTLCHDRGYLVTQDELDQTLEEFKAQFGDKPSEGRPRRTDLTVLVAHNDDPTDQMFVFFPEEPKVGIKTIKVYCQRMQEENITRALIVVQQGMTPSAKQSLVDMAPKYILEQFLQQELLINITEHELVPEHVVMTKEEVTELLARYKLRENQLPRIQAGDPVARYFGIKRGQVVKIIRPSETAGRYITYRLVQ; encoded by the exons ATGTGCTTCAGGCTGACG CTGTGCCATGACCGTGGCTACCTGGTGACGCAGGATGAGTTGGACCAGACGCTGGAGGAGTTCAAAGCCCAGTTCGGGGACAAGCCAAGTGAAGGGCGGCCGCGGCGCACGGACCTCACAGTGCTGGTGGCCCACAATGATGACCCCACTGACCAGATGTTTGTCTTCTTCCCAG AGGAGCCCAAAGTGGGGATCAAGACCATCAAGGTGTACTGCCAGCGCATGCAGGAGGAGAACATCACCCGCGCCCTCATCGTGGTCCAGCAGGGCATGACACCTTCCGCCAAGCAG TCTCTGGTCGACATGGCCCCCAAGTATATTCTGGAGCAGTTTCTGCAGCAGGAGCTGCTCATCAACATCACGGAGCATGAG CTGGTCCCAGAGCACGTTGTCATGACCAAAGAGGAGGTGACAGAGCTGCTGGCCCGGTA TAAACTCCGAGAGAACCAGCTGCCCAGGATCCAGGCTGGAGACCCGGTGGCGCGCTACTTTGGGATAAAGCGGGGACAG GTGGTGAAGATCATCCGGCCCAGTGAGACTGCAGGCAGGTACATCACCTACCGGCTGGTGCAGTAG